One genomic segment of Erinaceus europaeus unplaced genomic scaffold, mEriEur2.1 scaffold_537, whole genome shotgun sequence includes these proteins:
- the LOC132536338 gene encoding latent-transforming growth factor beta-binding protein 2-like: protein MGEEHCAPRGECLNTHGSFFCLCAPGFTSTEQGADCQDVDECADTDRCLGGRCVNSDGSFSCLCNTGFQLSPESGECVDIDECESYGDSLCDMWRCENSPGSYRCVRGCQPGFHMAPTGDCIDVNECELMLAVCGAALCENVEGSFLCLCPSDSEEYDTQEGRCRPRAAGGQSSPKTPPGAHHPGSIRMECYAEGRGLPPCSTLLGQNTTRAECCCTQGSSWGDACDPCPAEDTAEFSELCPSGKGYIPVEGAWEFGQTTYGDADECVMFRSGLCSNGRCLNTAPGYMCLCSAGYRYDTSRRQCEDQDECEDVSCEDGECVNTEGSFHCFCSPPLTLDLSGQRCVNSTSSAGDLPDHDIHMDVCWRTVTQDVCSQALHGRQTTYTECCCQGGGAWGQQCALCPPRSSEVYAQLCNVARIEAEREAGVHFRPGYEYGPGPEDLHYSLYGPDGAPFYNYLGAEDTGPEPPSPHSAGHTGDPTPVLQPPLPPSGLQPPYMARRPEPQAGFEGLQAEECGVLNGCENGRCLRVQEGYTCDCFDGFQLDAAHMACVDVNECDDLSGPAALCAHGRCENTEGSFRCLCGPGYVAAAGPPHCIPKEQQRGPVMESYLEREPGHRRGP from the exons ACGTGGACGAGTGTGCAGACACTGACCGGTGTCTGGGAGGACGCTGTGTCAACTCCGACGGCTCCTTCAGCTGTCTGTGCAACACTGGTTTCCAGCTGTCCCCAGAGAGTGGGGAGTGTGTGG ACATCGATGAGTGTGAGAGCTATGGAGACTCTTTGTGTGACATGTGGAGGTGTGAGAACAGCCCCGGGTCCTACCGCTGTGTCCGGGGCTGCCAGCCTGGCTTCCACATGGCCCCGACCGGAGACTGCATTG ATGTGAACGAGTGTGAGCTCATGCTGGCCGTGTGCGGGGCGGCGCTGTGTGAGAACGTGGAGGGTTCCTTCCTGTGCCTCTGCCCCAGTGACTCGGAGGAGTATGACACCCAGGAGGGCCGCTGCCGGCCACGTGCAGCTGGGG GCCAGAGCAGTCCTAAGACCCCGCCAGGAGCCCACCACCCAGGATCCATCCGCATGGAGTGCTATGCTGAAGGGAGAGGCCTGCCACCCTGCTCCACCCTATTGGGTCAAAACACCACACGGGCTGAGTGCTGCTGCACCCAGGGGTCCAGCTGGGGGGATGCCTGTGACCCCTGCCCAGCTGAAGACACCG CCGAGTTCAGTGAGCTCTGCCCCAGTGGGAAAGGCTACATTCCTGTGGAAGGAGCCTGGGAGTTTGGACAGACAACATACGGAG ATGCGGATGAGTGTGTGATGTTTAGGTCTGGCCTCTGCTCAAACGGCCGGTGTCTCAACACAGCTCCTGGCTACATGTGTCTGTGCAGTGCTGGCTACCGCTATGACACCTCCCGCAGGCAGTGTGAGG ATCAGGACGAGTGTGAGGATGTGTCCTGTGAGGATGGCGAGTGTGTCAACACAGAAGGCTCTTTTCACTGTTTCTGCAGCCCCCCGCTCACCCTGGACCTCAGCGGGCAGCGCTGCGTGAACagcaccagcagtgcag GGGACCTGCCCGACCACGATATCCACATGGACGTCTGCTGGAGGACGGTCACCCAGGACGTGTGCAGCCAGGCCCTGCACGGGCGCCAGACCACCTACACAGAGTGCTGCTGCCAGGGTGGTGGGGCCTGGGGCCAGCAGTGTGCTCTGTGCCCCCCCAGGAGTTCCG AGGTCTATGCTCAGCTGTGCAACGTGGCCCGGATTGAAGCTGAGAGAGAGGCTGGAGTCCACTTCCGGCCTGGTTATGAGTATGGCCCTGGGCCAGAGGACCTGCACTACAGCCTCTATGGCCCAGACGGGGCCCCCTTCTACAATTACCTGGGGGCTGAGGACACTGGCCCTgagcctccctccccccactcagcCGGCCACACCGGGGACCCCACCCCCGTCCTCCAGCCTCCTCTGCCACCCTCAGGGCTTCAGCCTCCCTACATGGCCAGGCGCCCAG agccccaggctgGCTTTGAAGGACTCCAAGCAGAGGAGTGTGGTGTCCTGAACGGCTGTGAGAATGGCCGCTGTTTGCGCGTGCAGGAGGGCTACACCTGCGATTGCTTTGATGGCTTCCAGCTGGACGCGGCCCACATGGCCTGTGTGG aTGTGAATGAGTGTGATGACCTGAGTGGACCTGCCGCTCTCTGTGCTCATGGTCGCTGTGAGAACACCGAGGGCTCCTTCCGATGCCTCTGTGGCCCGGGTTATGTGGCCGCAGCAGGCCCCCCACACTGCATCCCCAAAGAACAACAGAGGGGGCCCGTTATGGAGAGCTACCTGGAAAGGGAACCAGGCCATAGGCGGGGGCCTTAA